A stretch of Desulfitobacterium dichloroeliminans LMG P-21439 DNA encodes these proteins:
- the hfq gene encoding RNA chaperone Hfq, with protein MNKSPINLQDTFLNQVRKENMPVTIYLVNGFQLKGLVRGFDNFTVVLEFEGKQQMVYKHAISTVMPIRPINLVAASQTSAEDR; from the coding sequence ATGAATAAATCGCCCATCAATTTACAGGATACTTTTTTAAACCAAGTCCGAAAAGAAAATATGCCAGTCACGATTTACCTAGTGAATGGCTTTCAATTAAAAGGCTTAGTCCGCGGATTTGACAATTTTACAGTTGTCCTTGAATTTGAAGGAAAGCAGCAAATGGTTTACAAACACGCTATCTCAACGGTTATGCCAATTCGTCCAATTAATTTAGTAGCCGCATCACAAACCTCTGCCGAGGATCGTTAA
- the miaA gene encoding tRNA (adenosine(37)-N6)-dimethylallyltransferase MiaA, whose protein sequence is MKPLVIIVGPTAVGKTALSVALAQALQGEVISGDSVQVYRKLDIGSAKPSLEEQGNVPHYLLDILDPREPFSVAQFQDLAQKHIQDIRIRGKVPIVVGGTGLYIRSLLDPFGFAEHGSESIRKDWYTFLTQKGKEALHSELENRDPLSAQRLHPNDTVRIIRALEMCQLTGKPFSEIRGNQDTQYSNLDPSTLYVGLTAPREIIYERINLRCEQMLASGLIEETHNILKEGYSPHLKPLQSIGYRHALHYLYGKVTRQEMLRIFQRDTRHFAKRQLTWFRRDPRIIWHDTYNEKMSNIIESLIDTCSAIESRVK, encoded by the coding sequence TTGAAGCCCTTAGTTATCATTGTGGGACCGACCGCTGTGGGAAAGACTGCACTCAGTGTTGCCCTTGCCCAAGCCCTCCAAGGTGAAGTTATCTCTGGGGACTCGGTGCAAGTATATCGAAAGTTGGACATCGGATCCGCTAAACCAAGCCTAGAGGAACAAGGCAACGTTCCGCATTATTTGCTGGATATCCTAGATCCAAGGGAGCCGTTTTCCGTAGCACAATTTCAAGACTTAGCCCAAAAACATATTCAGGATATACGAATCCGGGGCAAAGTTCCGATTGTAGTAGGAGGGACAGGTCTTTATATCCGTTCCTTGCTCGATCCTTTTGGCTTTGCAGAACACGGCTCAGAATCCATTCGCAAGGATTGGTACACCTTCCTTACTCAAAAAGGTAAGGAAGCTCTGCACAGCGAATTGGAGAATAGGGACCCACTCAGTGCCCAACGTCTTCATCCTAACGATACAGTGCGAATTATTCGGGCTCTGGAGATGTGCCAGCTAACCGGCAAGCCATTTTCTGAAATCCGCGGCAATCAAGACACCCAATATTCCAACCTAGATCCTTCAACACTCTATGTAGGGCTCACCGCACCACGAGAAATCATTTATGAGCGAATCAACCTCCGCTGCGAACAGATGCTAGCCTCAGGATTAATTGAAGAAACTCATAACATACTTAAAGAAGGGTATTCCCCTCATCTTAAGCCCCTCCAGAGTATCGGATACCGGCATGCCTTGCATTATCTCTATGGTAAGGTGACTCGGCAAGAAATGCTACGGATCTTCCAGAGAGATACCCGGCACTTTGCCAAACGTCAGCTTACTTGGTTTCGCAGAGACCCGCGTATTATCTGGCATGATACTTATAACGAGAAAATGTCAAATATTATTGAATCTTTGATTGACACTTGCAGTGCGATTGAAAGTCGTGTAAAATAG
- a CDS encoding class I SAM-dependent methyltransferase, translating into MTGSTVILNITHPKDPHLLKKSAWFSEQPGITILSREKKHSEPRAGQLYPTLHITRKGVFLEAGENRIKFHPNMAILRAIQLLRGEPDRFLKAVDLQEGDTFLDATLGLGTDALMAAFRVGARGRVIGIEHSAILAALVQDGLTTLAQGNYPKADNPDKIRAWLALSDAAQHIHVQWGDHQELLAQSLTSSIDVVYFDPMFRHTRDKSDSIRPLHQVSNPQALTQETVAEAFRVARKRVILKERKGSQEFARLGFFIEDGGKYSHVDYGMIRKEGAGD; encoded by the coding sequence ATGACAGGCTCAACAGTAATTCTTAACATTACCCATCCTAAGGACCCACATTTACTTAAGAAGTCCGCTTGGTTTTCTGAACAACCGGGCATCACTATCTTATCCCGCGAAAAAAAGCATAGCGAGCCAAGGGCTGGGCAACTCTATCCGACTCTCCACATTACCCGCAAAGGAGTATTTCTGGAAGCTGGGGAGAATCGTATCAAGTTTCATCCTAATATGGCTATATTGAGAGCCATCCAGTTACTCAGAGGGGAACCCGATCGATTCCTAAAGGCAGTCGACCTCCAGGAAGGGGATACCTTTTTAGATGCTACTTTAGGCCTTGGAACGGATGCCTTGATGGCAGCCTTCCGGGTCGGAGCGCGAGGCCGGGTTATCGGCATCGAACACTCAGCCATCTTAGCCGCTTTAGTTCAGGATGGATTAACTACTTTAGCTCAAGGAAATTACCCTAAAGCAGATAATCCTGATAAGATTAGAGCGTGGCTAGCTTTGTCTGATGCGGCCCAGCATATTCATGTGCAATGGGGAGACCACCAAGAATTATTAGCCCAGTCCCTGACATCTTCGATAGATGTTGTTTATTTTGACCCCATGTTCCGCCATACTCGAGATAAAAGTGATTCCATCCGCCCCTTGCACCAGGTTTCCAATCCCCAAGCATTAACGCAAGAAACGGTTGCCGAGGCCTTTCGAGTAGCAAGAAAACGCGTTATTTTAAAAGAGCGCAAAGGCAGCCAAGAGTTTGCTCGGTTGGGTTTTTTCATTGAAGATGGGGGAAAATATAGTCATGTAGACTATGGAATGATTAGAAAGGAGGGAGCGGGGGATTGA
- the mutL gene encoding DNA mismatch repair endonuclease MutL, with protein sequence MTAEIKILDTQASNQIAAGEVVERPVSVVKELIENALDAGSTQIEITIEGSGIERIRVQDNGQGIPAEELPLAVLRHATSKIRSIDDLMQLQTLGFRGEALPSIASVSRLEIISRPPAEISGRVLRVEGGDQLEFDHIGSPPGTTITVDDLFYNTPARRKFLKSKNTEFGQISDVIGRLSLARPDVSFILKHPKVLVLQTPGRGLLLESIGAVLGQATARRLLPISCVSGDWQLKGYISPPDLVRSTKQGETLIVNQRIIRSNSISRAILEGYHTLIPAKVYPIVVLNLQIPPHEYDVNVHPTKMEIRFHKEKELMEFIAEGVRRTLLEAHPVTPYEKFSVDKRFPGTNSNSILQNDSRQGYDSKELASREAKSAQYTFGFSPKVSLKSPQLNLTPTPEGFYAKPPANSLKEDRAHWEPSINPSPRVSSEPSPGNLNPEDIKVTPLETQSELACEKDPYILREEFTEQSPLLALRPIGQVFDTYILASDGEQLVIFDQHAAHERINYERLLKEHQKNSGDCQMLLIPLPMEFSPGEEDALLEHFLLLNDMGFILEQFGTRTYLLRGIPAYSGPYQGETLLRDFLEQVLLHQIPPSMDQLLEEWIYMLACKESIKAKASLNLMEMEQLIVQLSKTDSPYTCPHGRPTMVQLSQEELERRFYRS encoded by the coding sequence TTGACCGCTGAAATCAAAATTCTTGACACACAAGCTTCCAATCAAATCGCTGCCGGAGAAGTCGTGGAACGCCCCGTATCTGTGGTAAAGGAACTCATTGAAAACGCTCTGGATGCCGGTTCGACACAGATTGAGATCACTATTGAGGGAAGCGGGATTGAAAGAATTCGTGTACAGGATAATGGCCAAGGAATACCCGCCGAAGAATTGCCTCTGGCGGTCTTGCGTCATGCCACGAGTAAAATACGTAGCATCGATGACCTCATGCAGCTACAGACACTTGGCTTTCGCGGAGAAGCCCTGCCTAGCATAGCTTCTGTTTCTAGGTTAGAGATTATCAGTCGTCCTCCTGCCGAAATTTCCGGGCGAGTTTTACGAGTTGAAGGAGGAGACCAACTTGAGTTCGACCATATCGGTAGCCCTCCGGGAACCACGATCACGGTCGATGATTTATTCTACAACACACCCGCTCGACGAAAATTCCTAAAATCTAAAAACACCGAATTTGGCCAAATCTCGGATGTCATTGGGCGACTTTCCTTAGCTCGACCTGATGTATCCTTCATTTTAAAGCATCCCAAGGTGCTCGTTCTGCAAACTCCCGGCAGGGGACTACTGCTCGAAAGCATTGGCGCGGTACTGGGTCAGGCAACTGCCCGCCGCCTTCTGCCCATATCCTGTGTTTCCGGAGATTGGCAGCTCAAGGGCTATATCAGTCCACCTGATCTCGTACGTTCTACCAAGCAAGGCGAGACACTTATTGTGAACCAGCGGATTATCCGCTCCAATAGCATTAGCCGAGCCATTTTAGAGGGGTATCATACCCTGATTCCGGCTAAGGTTTATCCCATCGTGGTTTTAAATCTGCAAATACCACCCCATGAATATGATGTGAATGTGCATCCGACAAAAATGGAGATTCGCTTTCATAAAGAAAAAGAACTGATGGAATTTATTGCCGAAGGGGTACGAAGAACCCTTCTTGAAGCCCATCCCGTGACCCCCTATGAGAAATTCTCAGTGGATAAACGCTTTCCGGGAACAAACTCGAACTCGATTTTACAGAATGATTCTAGACAAGGCTACGATAGCAAAGAATTAGCTTCTCGAGAAGCGAAATCAGCACAATATACTTTTGGTTTCTCCCCTAAAGTCTCTCTAAAATCGCCTCAGTTGAATCTGACACCTACCCCAGAGGGATTCTATGCAAAGCCCCCAGCTAACTCTCTCAAGGAAGATAGGGCTCACTGGGAGCCATCTATAAATCCATCGCCAAGAGTGTCTAGCGAACCTTCCCCGGGGAATCTCAATCCAGAGGATATTAAGGTGACACCTCTTGAGACACAGTCTGAATTAGCTTGCGAAAAAGATCCCTATATTCTAAGAGAAGAATTCACTGAGCAGAGTCCTTTGCTTGCTTTAAGACCTATTGGTCAGGTCTTTGACACCTATATTCTGGCGAGTGATGGTGAACAGCTGGTGATCTTTGATCAGCACGCAGCTCATGAGCGCATTAATTATGAGCGATTATTAAAAGAACATCAAAAGAATTCAGGAGATTGTCAAATGTTATTGATTCCTCTCCCTATGGAGTTTAGCCCGGGAGAGGAAGATGCCCTGCTTGAACATTTCCTGTTACTTAATGATATGGGTTTTATTCTGGAGCAATTCGGCACGCGAACCTACCTCCTACGCGGTATTCCGGCCTACAGTGGACCCTATCAGGGAGAAACTCTTCTTAGGGATTTCCTTGAGCAGGTCTTGTTACATCAAATCCCTCCCTCCATGGATCAATTACTGGAAGAATGGATTTATATGCTGGCCTGCAAAGAATCCATTAAGGCTAAAGCAAGCCTGAATCTTATGGAGATGGAGCAGCTTATTGTTCAACTGAGTAAAACAGATAGTCCGTATACATGCCCCCATGGACGTCCCACTATGGTCCAGCTTTCTCAAGAAGAACTTGAGCGACGCTTTTACCGTAGCTAA
- a CDS encoding histone deacetylase family protein, which produces MKHTGLLFFPAFDWSLGATHPEREERLLYTQEQLFEEGVMDLPQIKQYSPGVASLKDVLRTQAIFPSPESHDLAAHLIAAGSSLVLGEAWAKKEIDNGFALVRPPGHHAGATVQGNRGFCTLNNEAILINYLRTFYGVKKVAIVDTDVHHGDGTQDIFYHDPNVLFISLHQDGRTLYPGSGYIYEKGGPNAWETTLDIPLNPGTGDEELHYVLESWVLPRLYDFQPDLIINSAGQDNHFTDPLASMNVTARGYGRITELLKPDLAVLEGGYSIEGALPYVNLAIVLALAGEDYSGVIEPQKPRHSQNSSHSFKGFIKELKDQYRRTKPDWMIRTESFLPLGRWIYYPHTVYYDTEGFREVRKDWIRQCNHCGGTVLIESQNTLTGKESALVRIPFEGCSHCAQAGYDLWEQLKRRSISVLLQDQLNNKVEFWSINKGVASY; this is translated from the coding sequence ATGAAACATACAGGATTACTTTTCTTCCCAGCCTTTGACTGGTCTTTAGGTGCTACGCATCCGGAAAGAGAGGAAAGGCTCCTGTACACTCAAGAGCAATTATTTGAAGAGGGGGTAATGGATTTACCCCAAATCAAGCAATACTCACCTGGAGTCGCCTCTCTCAAAGATGTTTTGCGAACTCAAGCAATTTTTCCTTCACCTGAAAGCCATGACTTAGCTGCCCATCTCATTGCCGCAGGGAGTTCCTTGGTATTAGGGGAGGCCTGGGCCAAAAAGGAAATTGACAATGGGTTCGCCTTAGTCAGACCGCCGGGACATCATGCCGGTGCTACCGTTCAAGGCAATCGAGGATTCTGTACCCTAAACAACGAAGCCATTCTTATCAATTACCTCCGCACTTTCTATGGTGTTAAAAAGGTAGCTATTGTCGATACGGATGTTCATCACGGGGACGGAACTCAGGATATCTTTTATCATGATCCTAACGTGCTCTTTATTTCCCTCCATCAAGATGGCCGGACACTCTACCCAGGAAGCGGCTATATCTATGAAAAAGGAGGTCCCAATGCTTGGGAGACGACCTTAGATATTCCTCTTAATCCTGGAACCGGGGATGAGGAACTTCATTATGTTCTTGAAAGTTGGGTTTTGCCTCGGCTTTATGATTTTCAACCGGATTTGATTATTAACTCGGCAGGTCAAGACAATCATTTCACCGATCCCTTAGCCTCGATGAATGTCACTGCCCGCGGTTACGGTCGCATTACCGAGCTACTCAAACCGGATTTAGCTGTTTTGGAAGGCGGATACTCTATCGAAGGGGCCTTGCCCTATGTGAACTTAGCTATCGTTCTTGCTTTAGCAGGGGAGGACTATAGTGGAGTTATCGAGCCCCAAAAACCACGCCACTCACAAAATAGCTCACATTCCTTCAAAGGCTTCATTAAAGAGCTGAAAGACCAGTATCGTCGCACTAAGCCAGACTGGATGATTCGCACGGAGAGCTTTCTTCCTCTGGGCAGATGGATTTATTATCCTCATACCGTGTATTATGATACAGAAGGCTTCCGTGAGGTTCGCAAGGACTGGATTCGCCAGTGTAATCACTGTGGTGGGACAGTCCTGATCGAGAGTCAAAACACTTTAACCGGCAAGGAGTCAGCCTTGGTGCGGATTCCTTTTGAAGGATGTAGCCACTGTGCTCAAGCCGGATATGATTTATGGGAACAGCTTAAGAGACGGAGCATATCCGTATTACTTCAAGATCAGCTGAATAATAAGGTAGAATTTTGGTCTATAAATAAGGGGGTAGCGAGCTATTGA
- a CDS encoding hydantoinase/oxoprolinase family protein has product MAYQVGIDVGGTFTDGVLIHENRLINKTKVPTQSDNLLDTLLQALDELGVFTQPVEQITVSTTLVTNAILENKLPPVELFLFPGSGMKLDALPWPVPYHSLKGEIDYRGREVTLPDELEWRRICHQLDLDSESQAAVVSKFSHRNKILEESLAQFLSKRYPELDIALGYEWGHANFYRRSLTTYLNTASKNLYANFSAQLHKAVAKNGSKAEITVLKADGGILPSSQLRPVESINSGPAASIIGALAQSDPQQSYAVVDIGGTTTDIGLVLSGEPLLSAHGAQIGPYLTLIRSLATRSIPIGGDSAILSSADVPEGFIIAPYRQGPAYCLDGNCPTPTDAMRYLKRINFGHWERAAQGLATLLPPEARNPQSLHDLALRILDKFAAMVTDTFTSLYKEWREEPAYKVWEVLHPHSSKDFYIWVSGGSAQGIAPSLEDKVHLPVRFSEHADVSNAIGSALARPTFSCTLHLDTTMRSYRIEEYGEQGEWFGAKRPHKEVQEFLMRIARDKALSIGLNLNELELKTQTFDFFPVVKGYETVGQIIRGSVVVPPGVVGRLMV; this is encoded by the coding sequence ATGGCATACCAAGTCGGAATTGACGTCGGTGGGACGTTTACTGATGGGGTTCTTATTCACGAGAATCGACTTATCAATAAAACTAAAGTTCCAACGCAATCAGATAATCTGTTGGATACCTTGCTCCAAGCTCTGGATGAACTTGGTGTCTTTACCCAACCTGTTGAGCAGATTACTGTCAGTACGACCTTGGTGACCAACGCCATCTTGGAGAACAAATTACCCCCTGTTGAATTATTCCTATTTCCAGGCTCTGGCATGAAGCTCGATGCGCTGCCCTGGCCGGTTCCTTATCATTCCTTAAAGGGAGAGATTGACTATCGCGGGAGGGAAGTCACTCTTCCGGATGAACTGGAATGGCGTCGAATATGTCATCAACTCGATTTAGATTCCGAATCTCAAGCTGCAGTGGTCAGCAAATTTTCCCATCGCAATAAAATTCTTGAAGAGAGCTTAGCTCAGTTTTTAAGCAAACGCTATCCTGAACTGGATATTGCCCTAGGTTATGAATGGGGACACGCCAATTTTTACCGACGCAGTCTTACAACCTATCTGAACACGGCCAGCAAAAATCTCTATGCGAATTTCTCTGCCCAATTGCATAAAGCCGTAGCAAAGAATGGTTCAAAAGCGGAAATCACCGTCTTAAAAGCGGATGGAGGGATCTTACCGAGCTCCCAGCTCCGGCCTGTCGAGTCCATTAACTCCGGTCCTGCAGCTAGTATTATTGGCGCCTTAGCCCAATCTGACCCCCAACAATCCTATGCAGTGGTGGATATTGGGGGAACAACGACTGATATCGGTTTAGTTCTTTCTGGGGAACCTTTACTGAGCGCACACGGGGCACAAATCGGTCCCTACTTAACCCTGATTCGGTCCCTAGCCACGCGCTCTATACCTATCGGAGGGGATTCAGCCATCCTTTCCTCAGCAGATGTTCCTGAGGGCTTTATAATCGCTCCTTATCGCCAGGGACCGGCATATTGCTTAGATGGCAATTGCCCCACACCCACCGATGCTATGCGCTATCTCAAACGGATCAATTTCGGTCATTGGGAACGTGCGGCACAAGGGCTAGCTACCTTATTGCCACCGGAAGCACGCAATCCACAATCTCTGCACGACTTAGCTCTTAGGATCTTAGATAAGTTTGCAGCAATGGTAACCGATACCTTTACGAGTTTATACAAGGAATGGCGAGAAGAACCAGCCTATAAAGTCTGGGAAGTCCTTCACCCGCATAGCTCTAAAGATTTTTATATCTGGGTTAGCGGGGGGAGTGCTCAAGGAATTGCTCCTTCTTTAGAAGATAAAGTTCACCTGCCCGTTCGCTTTAGTGAACATGCTGATGTTTCCAACGCCATTGGTTCAGCCCTTGCACGACCGACGTTTTCCTGCACCCTTCATCTGGATACCACCATGCGTTCTTACCGGATTGAGGAATATGGGGAGCAGGGTGAATGGTTTGGGGCAAAGCGTCCTCATAAAGAGGTCCAAGAATTTCTGATGAGGATTGCTCGAGATAAGGCCCTAAGTATTGGACTAAACCTGAATGAACTTGAGCTCAAAACCCAAACTTTCGATTTCTTTCCGGTGGTTAAAGGCTATGAGACAGTTGGACAAATAATCCGGGGTTCCGTGGTTGTTCCCCCGGGGGTAGTCGGGAGGCTTATGGTATGA
- the mutS gene encoding DNA mismatch repair protein MutS — protein MSTPMMQQYKSIKSQVPDAILFFRLGDFYEMFGEDAQTAAPVLEIALTGRDSGGGQRTPMCGVPHHAVEGYLVKLVNAGYKVALCEQVEDPQTAKGIVKREITRIISPGTLTDSLAEQKNNFLASVFHEQEWGLAFVDISTGEFTIFQTPSIDILSTELARIRPSELLLPSELLKSKQWHDYYLTQREKKVFQQAALEKRFTDQYETFQEFPIAMKAANGLWQYILETSPGIEPSHILRIDTYRPEHWMLLDPWTRRNLELTEAIRGQGKKGTLLSVLDFTKTAFGGRLLRRWLEQPLLVHEEIVKRLDNVESLMEDSFLRGDLIQLFSKVYDLERLIGKVSYGTANARDLLSLSQTLGLLPQLRFLLTESSAITLKRFIPAFAGLDSLAATLEQAINPEAPISLREGNLLKAGYSQEIDELRSISSGGKAWVAKLENTEKERTGIRSLKVGYNRIFGYYIEVTHTNSHLIPPEYIRKQTLANAERYITPELKEYEQKILGAEEKVMQLEYQLFLELREKVRQLTPKILEAAHALAEIDVYTSLAEAAVRYHYIRPEMTLGGDLKIIEGRHPVVESMLQDTSFVPNDTILRPEKHLALITGPNMAGKSTYMRQVALIVLMAQIGSFVPAQQAIIPIADHIFTRVGASDDLTSGQSTFMVEMHEVAHILRHVTPNSLIILDEVGRGTATYDGLSIAWAVAEYLAGQNIQPKTLFATHYHELTDLEETHPGIFNLHVGVREHGEEIVFLHKIIPGRADRSYGIQVAKLAGLPSQLLQRAKIILHELESSAHDSRKEKLFNADRMTQLSLFETQPLDPLLLELAELSVDDLTPKQALDYLFDLKERIKTSESR, from the coding sequence ATGAGCACACCCATGATGCAGCAATATAAGTCCATAAAATCTCAAGTTCCTGACGCAATACTTTTCTTTCGTCTAGGAGATTTTTACGAAATGTTTGGCGAGGATGCTCAGACCGCCGCCCCTGTTTTGGAAATTGCCTTAACCGGCCGTGATTCCGGGGGAGGCCAGAGAACTCCCATGTGCGGTGTCCCTCACCATGCAGTTGAAGGATATCTTGTGAAGCTGGTGAACGCCGGCTATAAAGTTGCCTTGTGCGAACAAGTAGAAGATCCTCAAACAGCCAAAGGCATTGTAAAGAGAGAGATCACCCGTATTATCTCACCAGGAACTTTAACCGATTCCTTAGCGGAACAAAAAAATAATTTTTTAGCTTCCGTCTTCCATGAACAAGAGTGGGGGCTAGCTTTTGTAGATATATCCACAGGGGAGTTCACTATTTTTCAAACCCCCTCCATTGATATTCTAAGCACTGAACTGGCAAGGATTCGTCCTTCAGAATTACTCCTGCCTTCAGAACTCTTGAAATCTAAGCAATGGCATGACTATTATCTAACACAACGGGAAAAGAAGGTTTTTCAGCAAGCCGCTCTCGAGAAGCGTTTTACTGACCAATACGAAACCTTTCAAGAATTTCCGATAGCTATGAAGGCTGCCAATGGCCTTTGGCAATATATCTTGGAAACTTCACCGGGTATTGAACCCTCCCATATCTTAAGGATTGATACTTATCGCCCCGAGCATTGGATGCTCCTCGATCCATGGACACGAAGAAATCTAGAACTGACAGAAGCCATTCGCGGACAAGGAAAAAAGGGGACTTTGCTTTCTGTTCTCGACTTTACCAAGACTGCTTTCGGCGGACGGCTGCTCAGGCGCTGGCTTGAACAACCACTGCTTGTTCATGAGGAAATCGTAAAGCGCTTAGACAATGTGGAATCCTTGATGGAGGATAGTTTTCTGCGCGGTGACCTTATTCAACTCTTTAGCAAGGTATATGATTTAGAACGTCTGATTGGGAAGGTATCTTATGGTACAGCTAATGCCCGCGACTTATTATCCTTGTCGCAAACCCTCGGTTTGCTTCCCCAACTACGCTTCTTACTAACGGAAAGCAGCGCCATCACTCTAAAACGATTTATCCCCGCCTTTGCAGGGCTGGATTCATTAGCAGCTACTCTTGAACAAGCCATCAACCCGGAGGCACCCATCTCATTGAGGGAGGGTAATCTGCTCAAGGCTGGGTATTCTCAAGAAATTGATGAATTGCGCAGTATCTCCTCCGGTGGCAAAGCTTGGGTAGCAAAATTAGAAAACACCGAAAAGGAACGCACCGGAATTCGCTCTCTGAAAGTTGGCTATAATAGAATATTTGGGTATTATATAGAGGTAACCCATACTAATTCTCATCTTATTCCACCTGAATATATTCGCAAACAAACCTTAGCTAATGCCGAGCGCTATATCACCCCTGAGCTCAAAGAATATGAGCAAAAAATCTTGGGAGCAGAGGAGAAGGTTATGCAGTTGGAATACCAACTGTTCCTTGAACTCCGCGAAAAGGTTCGTCAACTGACCCCCAAGATTTTAGAAGCTGCTCATGCCCTTGCTGAAATTGATGTCTACACAAGCCTAGCGGAAGCAGCGGTTCGCTATCATTATATTCGGCCTGAAATGACCCTCGGTGGCGACCTTAAGATTATTGAGGGGCGGCATCCGGTGGTGGAATCCATGCTTCAGGACACTTCCTTTGTCCCGAACGATACTATTCTAAGACCAGAGAAACATCTTGCTTTAATCACCGGACCCAATATGGCCGGAAAGTCCACCTACATGCGCCAGGTAGCTCTCATTGTTTTAATGGCACAAATCGGCAGCTTTGTTCCCGCTCAACAGGCGATCATTCCCATCGCTGATCATATCTTCACCCGGGTTGGGGCTTCCGATGATTTGACCTCAGGTCAAAGCACCTTTATGGTAGAAATGCACGAAGTGGCCCATATACTTCGTCATGTGACACCTAATAGCCTCATTATCTTGGATGAAGTAGGCAGAGGTACGGCTACCTATGACGGTCTCAGTATTGCTTGGGCGGTGGCCGAGTATTTAGCCGGTCAAAATATCCAACCAAAAACCTTGTTTGCCACCCATTATCATGAATTAACGGATTTAGAAGAAACACATCCCGGAATCTTCAACCTGCATGTAGGGGTTAGGGAACACGGCGAAGAAATTGTTTTCCTACATAAGATAATTCCGGGGCGTGCGGACCGCAGCTATGGCATCCAAGTGGCAAAGCTAGCTGGACTACCATCCCAACTTTTGCAAAGGGCAAAAATCATCCTGCATGAGCTGGAATCGTCTGCTCACGACAGTCGCAAAGAGAAATTATTTAATGCGGATAGAATGACCCAACTTTCTTTGTTTGAAACCCAACCCTTAGATCCCTTATTACTGGAACTAGCTGAGCTTTCTGTGGATGATCTCACCCCAAAACAAGCATTGGACTATCTTTTTGATCTTAAGGAGCGTATAAAGACATCTGAATCACGGTAG
- a CDS encoding YlbF family regulator, whose product MTAEIMEKAEVLAAAIAKSVELQNLRSTEGAMMADEQAQQIIAEFQNEQQRVYELQAGGQELTEETQQAIEAMEAKVEGYPPIAAYLQAQEQFTKMLDTINGVLAQAIANDPNGGGCSCDSGCSGCGGSCS is encoded by the coding sequence ATGACGGCGGAAATTATGGAAAAAGCCGAAGTCCTAGCTGCAGCTATCGCAAAAAGTGTCGAACTTCAAAACTTACGCAGCACAGAAGGAGCAATGATGGCTGACGAACAAGCTCAACAAATCATTGCCGAATTTCAAAATGAACAACAGCGAGTATACGAGCTCCAAGCCGGAGGTCAAGAGTTAACTGAAGAAACTCAGCAAGCTATCGAAGCTATGGAAGCTAAAGTAGAAGGGTATCCTCCCATTGCTGCTTATCTTCAAGCTCAAGAGCAATTCACTAAAATGCTCGATACCATCAATGGGGTTTTGGCCCAAGCAATTGCCAATGATCCTAACGGTGGAGGATGCTCTTGCGACTCTGGATGTTCCGGTTGTGGCGGAAGCTGTTCATAG